A genome region from Methanofollis sp. UBA420 includes the following:
- a CDS encoding helix-turn-helix domain-containing protein produces the protein MKKDAVAYLTTRKRGDPEHQKEIIDEFCKYRFTVNKFFSDHRMTNTAPRMREGYQQMLEYARENRVEHLLFPDLPALAKSLEFEVEELRALVEEGFVPYFAKDDFFGYPDDPALRILAVRNFVEYMAPCMETMKKAARTPARPESGSRGTIGRPRALNDGQIEALITVRRSGTSISQICRMFSVSRSTVSKILAEYPELKGEWKGKRSPAESAESE, from the coding sequence ATGAAAAAGGATGCCGTAGCCTACCTTACCACGCGGAAAAGGGGCGACCCGGAGCATCAAAAAGAGATCATTGATGAATTTTGCAAATATCGGTTTACCGTTAATAAATTCTTCAGTGATCATCGAATGACCAACACCGCTCCCAGGATGCGCGAGGGCTATCAGCAGATGCTTGAATATGCACGGGAAAACAGGGTTGAACACCTTCTTTTTCCTGATCTCCCCGCTCTTGCAAAAAGTCTGGAATTCGAGGTTGAGGAGTTGAGGGCCCTTGTCGAGGAAGGTTTTGTCCCCTACTTTGCGAAGGATGACTTTTTCGGCTACCCCGATGACCCCGCACTCAGGATCCTGGCTGTCAGGAATTTTGTCGAGTACATGGCCCCCTGCATGGAGACGATGAAGAAGGCGGCCCGCACTCCGGCACGTCCGGAGTCCGGATCCCGGGGCACCATCGGGCGGCCACGCGCCCTGAACGACGGGCAGATCGAGGCACTGATCACCGTCCGTCGTTCCGGAACCAGCATCTCCCAGATCTGCCGGATGTTCAGCGTGAGCAGGAGCACGGTGTCAAAAATCCTCGCAGAATATCCCGAACTCAAGGGCGAGTGGAAGGGGAAGCGTTCTCC